In Camelina sativa cultivar DH55 chromosome 17, Cs, whole genome shotgun sequence, the genomic stretch CATAATTTATACATACAAATGTCTATGATTTCATATTCATATGTATAACATTGAttctaattaatttcaaaaggttgtacatatttgattttcatttttatccatttctaaataaaaaatgattggaAATTGAATGATATAATATTGAAAGAGATATTCAAAAAAACCTTGGTTATCAGTTTAGCAGCACGATCTAATAGCTCTGGAAGAACCATCccattgatggtgatgatcttTCGCATGTCGAAGCAAAGATTTGACATTTGGCCCCATGTATCCTCCCACCGTTTGGACAAAACACATGTCTTTATCGCTTCTTCTGTGGTCAATTCTGATAAGATCTTGAGCAACATATCGTCAGGAAGCTTACATATTCGATCAGCATGATCAGATGCATCGAAACCCATTCCTTTATTTGGTAATATAGATGATGTGTTTTGTGATAGAGACATgaatgaagaaaagagattgTTCTTGActcataaatttagaaaataaaattacagtatatataatgttattattgCAAAGAGgcacaacataaaatattattaggccattcaaattaattaattacttccCTTTTTTCaattggagatttttttttggtctactACATTGGCAATTCaagtaaattaattactttaactttttctccctttttaagtttattttattgctatcacatactattttttatgtgatatgagtatgttttaatttatttacaatattatataatcaatatatctatattatcaATATCACAGGATTAATGATGGTTGATTcgaaataaaaattgatatgcaaaataataaaattatatttttgatcaCAACTAATGTTATTCGGTTTTTTTTATTGtccttttaaattatttttttaaaaagtgaagtTTAAAACACCCATAATTCACAAGAAATATAAGCATCTGGTCATTCACTAGAGCGGATGTGCATGCGTTTATAGTTTCCTTCAAAAATAGAGGTAATAATAATGTGGACTTTTATTAGTATCGATCGACCACCAAACTAATCTTACAAGTAAATAAGTTACTTGGTCATAGACTCGTATAGTTGTCTTAGGCCGAAGTCCAGAGAGTTACTTGCGTGGTCCACACAAAACAAGTTTGTTCGCAGTGGAAACTGAAACATCAACATTTGTGAGTTTACGTCCTAGGTCCAATTACCACCACAGACAACACAGTACCATTTTACGCAGAATTTTATAGATGTTCCCATCGTATTAATTAAATTGCTCCTCTTACAAGTCCAAAAAGAATCACTTCATCAGTTGATGAGTTCAACCTTTGTTAGcactttcagaaaaaaaaaaattaatcgtCCCCGTCTCAGCGGCTGCTCTCATCTCCTTCGACAAGTCAACAAAATCTAAACATTACTTGGCAAAGCTTAACTCTTCATGTGATTTTATGATCCTTAAAAATTCATCACAAACAAAGAAAGACTAAACTTTAGAAAAATCTACTTTTGTTTACAAAACAACTTCTATTAAAGGACCagcatatatattatatatatgaacagactcaaatttaatataaaataaaaacattacgTTTGGTCTGACTCAAAATAGAATCAATTCATCATTAATATCTTATATTGagtttactattttattatacaaaattatatgcATTCAGTATAAGTCATCGATACATAGGGTGATTATGATTCCAccttattatatttataaaagtcTAGGTGGCTAGTTCAATTAGTTATAGTGAACAATAATTTTTCCCGTTTTACCATTAGTTGAATTAGgtataatgaaaaataatcttctcttaacaaaaaattgataataataataatatttttcattagttAGTTGAATATAGATCACTTCTTAATTACTatcttttcaaataaaattgtgCAATTTTACTCAGTCAATTAATTTTCTTCCTCTAAAAAAAGATAGAGGtcctaattaatatatttttttttggaatttaaattttgttgaaTAACTATAATACTGTATGTTACTAATAAGAAAGGAATTAATGAACCTTTTTTAGGCAAATTTCCGCTCTGATGGGTAaacatttatcaaattaaagcATTTCATAACTTCCTTGCCATATCTGAATCCAAATTAGAGGTCAAACTTGTACTAAGTTTAACTagtcaaatatattaataacttGTACAATACTCTATTCTTATCATCTCATTGCCCAAAAATTCATCTATAAATACTCCATTTACACAAGACATTTCAATGAGaatctaaacaaaaccaaaatattcattttaagTATTTCTATTCATCAATCATGGAAACCGGTTTCAACATCTTAAAGCTATCGTTTTGCCTCAGCCTATTCGTGGTTGGATCATATGCTGTTCAGGTTCCCGCACCATGGATTCCATCTAATGGGATGCGTCCGGGAACGTGTGACCACTACGAGTGTCCTACCACTAAATTGGTAGAGGCCGGATACGCCTATGAGATCTGCATGTATAACACTGCGGTATGGATCTCCACTAGTCCTATCTCCGCAACATCCATGACTCAAGCCACCAAAACTGGTTTCCAACGGTAACTTACATTTTCAATCTAATATACaatctttttgttatataacttaaataagTTACTCCACaattagaaaagaaacaagTCCAAAAACAAATAACCGAATAAGATTTTATTCTTATCATAAGTACCGAATGTAGTAATTTGTGTTAACAAGTGAAACCGAAACTGAGTTTGTTTTTTGGGGTTACAGATTATTTAGTTACATACAAGGAAAAAACAAGGATAAGGTGAAGATGAACATGACAGCACCGGtgatcacacaacaagcaacgCCAGGACAATCAGTCTACACCGTCTCCTTCTACATCCCCAAAAAGAACCAACAGAACCCACCTCAGGCTGATGACCTCCACGTTCAGCCATGGAAACCAACCTACGTAGCCGTGAGACAGTTCGGTGGGTACGTGTCTGACGATGCAGCCAAGAAAGAAGCTGCGGCTTTGATAGATAGCCTCAAGGGCACTCAATGGGTTTTGCCTATCGAGAAGAGCAAAGGAAAGTCTCCAGCGTATTTGATCGCTGATTATAACCCGAGGTTCCAGACCACGGCAAGAGTCAATGAGATACTAATTCCGTTTACGATGTAAATGAGTAAAATATGTTACCACCTCACAGTCGGATTAGAGGAGGTGGTTTAGAACCGAGACTGTAACAACAACTTCTGGTTTAAttggttttataaatatttgttaatatcaattttagttaattaaatgCATTGACATTTCTcataagtaatttaattttatttacttaaacTTCGCTcaagttttattatttatccAAATTTGAGATTTGTAAATcaagcatttaaaaaaaaaaaattaaaactatacaATAAATACTCATTTTCAAAAGTTTCTATTTAAACCTTACGTTTTTGTTTCCATTAATGGGGCTGTTCGTTTGGTCGCCGCAAGTAGTTGTGGCTGCGGCAGACGCAAGTGTTGTTGTTCGTTTGATTATCACAACTACTTGCGGTATGACGCTGCGTTTGCCGCAGCTCACAGCGGTTGAAAAATTTGAACACCGGTTTAATACAGCGATTAACGACTAAATAGTTGCGGCATGTatgaaaaatgacaaaactacCCTTGTTTTGTTTAAGGATTTACAAAACAACCTCTAACCCTAATAAGAAAACGACGAAGTTCAATTCTCTCTTCGTCATCTTCGTCGCCTTCGATTCTGATGACTATGGTAAGGTctcatgcttcttcttctctattttactCTTGATAGCTTAGTATCGATCTCTCTTTGCGCAGGAAAGCTTAGTCTCAATCTTTCTTCTTGGCCAAGTCAGtacctctctatctctctctgcttttttgtttcaattgttGTAGATACAGAACTAGGGTATTAACAAGCAGAACCAATAGAAATTGAATCTGGGTTTTGTTTAAGCTATATTTAGCACCATATTTTGGATAAGAGTTCAGCCAGTGTATTGTtattagaggagaaagggtaTAAAGTCAAGTGAAAAAGgttgattatttgattttagttttctttggttACAGACCTCGGATTTTGGGTTTAAAACATGTTCTGAAAACTTGAGAGCAAGGTCTTGCCATTGATATAAAGATAGTCTTCTGGGTCCATTTGGTTTGATGGGAAATTGCTTCCAAACAGAGCCGGACCAATGTATTTGGAGGCCCCATACAAATGATACAGAATTATAGTTATAATTTTCATAGTCTAAAAATTATAGactaaaaataacattttttaagtatttagGGGCCTCATTGTAACcaaaaattttgcaaaaaatgTGGGGGCCCATTGCAATGTTTCATTTCAATGGGGTCAAGTCCGGCTCTGCTTCCAAAGTTGACTGTTCGCAGGGTTGTGTCATTTGGGTTATGTGTTGGGAATTTGGTCATAACTTTAAAACCGTGAGTCTAAATCAAGATCTGTTTTTTTCGGTGGCTTTGTATGTCTGTTGTGAATCTTTCCACCAAGTTTCATAATATTCTGGGTTGTTTTGGCACTCTGTTTGTCGTCTGCATCAAGACATACGAATTTAGTAGCTTTATGGCTTCATTGTCTCTGTTTAAGTAATTTGGAAAGTGAAAAAGTTTCTTGGTTAACACTTTTTGTTAAGCTTTTAATGATTTGTCAGGTATGTTGATATGGGAAGGTTGGAGATGCCAGATGATTGGTGGAAGCAATGGATAGAGGTACTTGTTTATGCTATATATGCTTGTTCTTTTGATTGGTCTCTTCTAGCTTTCTCCGGTTTTGAAAAAGCTTTCTTTTTGAATGTTTTGCATATGGTACTGAGAGGTTGTGGAGCTTTCTTAAGGTTGTATAAGCTTGTTTCAGTTTGctactttgttttgttgtttgctcAACTCTTATAGAAAAGAGTGATCAGTGTCTTACACTCCTTTGTTTATGCTATATAGGAATGACCTGCAGCTAGaaatttcaaaagcaaactgGTTGCTAATATGAATATGTAGGAAGAAGAATTCCGAGCTGAAGGATGGAACTCTCAGACTAAAGAAGCTAGTTTAAATTCTACAGTGGATggagatgataatgatgatgaagctGATTCTATTGACAAAGATATGTCAGTGCCAAGGGTAGAAACAGACTCATATACAAGGGTAGATATTAGGACTAGAAGGAACCTTGATGAtctgtaatatttttaatctttccTGATTCTGGTAAATGGAAGAATGGTAGAACTTTTCATATAAGTTGCTTGAGAGCATGACAATAACACTAATGTTCTTTTTCTCTTACAACAGATGGGGTTTAATGCCAAAATTTAATTTCCATGAGTTGGTTATGTTTTAATGGtccaatgtttttgtttcttatttttgttttaattaagttCATGATTTATCACTAgctaaataaacatattttaaggttgtaaatatatttaaattatattttgttcatgatttatcacaaaacatattgttataattttaaattgaaCTAAAAATTATTACTAGCTAAATAAACATATCTTATGgttgtaaatataattaaattatgttttgttgattcaaaatataattatacaattttataaaaataaaataagaattaaatGAAAAACTGCCGCAGCGTCAACAAAACGAACACAAAACCAGCGGCTGCGGCTGCGGCTGCAGCAGCGGTAGCGGTGACGAAACGAACAACAACCTGCGGTACGTTTGCCGCTGCCGCTGCCGCTGCCGCCTGCGATAACAAAACGAACAGACCCAATGTCTCAATACAACATTTATATTAAGTTAACGtgaaaatttagaattgactGAACTAACTTGAACCATCAAACTAAAGTTAACCAAACAATATTAAACCAACACAAAATTCTACTTAATCTGATTGTACAccttgtatttttttaaaaaaattgttttagataGACACTTGTATAAATTctggatttttttatttgtgtgaaGAATAATATAGAATTCCTTTAACCAAACTGATTAAAATAGATACTTTGAAAAATGAGTATAATGTctataattttaactttttgaacaataatatgattttacaaaacaatagcTATTATTTGAACATTATagaaagtcttttttttttttttagttttgttcaaTGATAGTGTGTcttgtattaaaattaaaatattttaacaatcGTATATTCTTGATACTTTgtattaacttaaaaaaaaaaaattatgaaaaccacttgaatcaaaatttaatttttaaatatatttataaatgcTGACTTGGCTATAAAAGAGGATGACGTGTTATTACATTTGGCAAAATCAACAAGCCTATGAATCAATTGACTAATTGAGAACTAGCAAAGAGCCTTGCAATTTTTACAGGCTAAACGTGAAGAGCAGAAAAACAGAATCATCTAAACCCAAATACCGGATCTTGTAGACAAGCCGTAGTAAAAGAGCCTAACGAATCCTAATATCATCTGAACCAGCAAGCCTCTGATTAAACCACCATAAATGATTGCTAAGCCAAATCAAGCGTCTGATTAATAAAACTATTGATGTAATTATTTGCTCACTGTATGCAGAAAAAAATGTCATTCACTCAGTTTGTATACAAACAGGGGAAACATTTCACAAGTTTCCCTTAAATAGTTTTCTACATAAACGGGTCAGAACTCAGAAACAATATATACATAGACGACAAAACCAGAGGCAGAAATGAAATCAATAAAGCTCGATGAAACCTCTAACAGAGTAGTTCATCGGATCACAACCCCTGACTCTTCTCCTTCACAGCTCTTGTGGCGGCGCTGTACCATGCCGCTGCAGCCATTGCGCCTGGATCAGGAATTGATGCAAGAATCTCAGCTGATACATAGCTTGATCTTCCGGCCTGTCCACCAATCGAATAATCCGTCacatcaaataaactaaaaaacttACATCCAACTCATAACTGTGAGCTCAGTGATTGCAGTATTGTAGCCAATTAACCGAGAGTCAATAAAGCTCACCTGTGCTTGCATATGAATGGTAGATTCAGCTCCTGAGGTTGCAGCTTCGGCAGACAGAACAAAAGCAGTAATAGGGTCCTCCCCAACACTCAGCTTCTGCTCACAGTCAAAGCAAAGCTTGTTACAACTTAACAAATatcaatctctgttttttttctaaaaaaggtaaGAGTTTTGACCAATCACCTCCTCAAGGATTTTTGAAGCTGGAATGAGTGCATCTAACATCGTTCTGTAACCGGCAGTTGCTCCACCATATTTACTGACAGCAGAGATTGCTGACTTGAGTGCATCAGACCCTGATTTCAAGAAGAACTCAGTACCATAGTAGGCGAACATGTGCCTTTTGGGATAGTTAACGACAATACCAGGAACGTTATCTTACAGTGTTTAGGAGTGGTTTCTGGCTGACCATTAGCTTTTAACTCCGCATATGCTGCCTTACAGAGGAGATTGTAACTGGTTTCATATGAGACAGTGTCATGTCTTTATCAGTTAATGCCAAATGCATGATCAATTATAGAGAAACTAAATTGTCAAATTTACATTATTCCACTAGTTCCCCCCATGACTCTTCTAATTGATGAACCAAGCTCACTCACTGTTTCGGCAGCATCATTGAGTGGATAACTATAGAAACGAGAAAGAGAGGGTATAAATTGCaagttaaaaatcaaactaaacagaggagaagaagaggtaaTATGGTATCACAGAGTAATGTGACGACTTACTAATTCTTCATGTCCTCCAGGATAGCAGTTGCGCCTCTGCACATCTATGAATGGTGATGCGTGCATAAGATTTAAGACATGCGTAAATGCAAAACTTTATGTTGTACAGACATTTGAAAAACAGGACTTACTGTTGATCCACAGTCCCCATCACCTACTTTCCCATCCCATTCGTTCAAACTATCCTTCAGTTTGATGACTACAGTTGCTGCTGCTTCAATAGCTGCCTCAAGAATTTGCCCTTGTTGACTAAGCTCTTGAGGTCGGCTTGGAGACTAAAAATAGCAAACCAAGTTAGCATGATCACCTGGCAAGTTCTCATGATACTTACAGGTTATCACATCTCATTGAACCCCTTCTAAGCTGACTAATTGCATTTTTTCAAACCTAGTGCTTACCTCTTGGCTTTTCGTTGCTTGGAAGGGCAGTGGAACGGGGATCTTTGCTGGTGGGCGGTTCCCTATAAAGAGAAAGATTTATCTGTCTTAAGCTCAGGAAAAATGTAAAATCCAATCTTAACACATAGGAAACGACAAAGACAGAACCACATAATGATACAGAATGAAGAATTTACAATCTAATACAAGTTCCAAAGGAACAAGAAAGACAATTTAACTACGTCTCACAGACCATCTGTGCCAACTGGCCAACTAGGAGCTTTGGTCGAAGCATCCAGACGCTCTAGAATTGACTGGTTTGCCTTCATAATTGATATCGAGAACCCTGAGAAAGGAGGGAGTGTGAGAGGAATAGCACAAAACCGGTAACTCTATATAGACACAACCAAAAACAGTCACCTGCCATATCAAGAGACGTCATAAATGATCCAGTATACACCCTATCAACGGCAAGCCCAAATTCCAATTGTAATTTTGGGACTGCTTTTCCAGCAGCAATCAAAAGTTCCATTAGAGGAGAACCACCTAAGCTGCAGAACAATAGGAAACTCAGATATAATTAAGCAAAACTCATTAGACCATATGTGGGTAACTGGGTATCATAGATATAACATTATTGCAATGGTGAAAATGAGAACTACACTGTTACAGGCTTATGCTTGCTTACCCATTAACCATCAGAACTACACTGTTACCACGTGTAATTGGAACATAATTAGTCTCCTGCAGTTAGAAAGAATGCTNNNNNNNNNNNNNNNNNNNNNNNNNNNNNNNNNNNNNNNNNNNNNNNNNNNNNNNNNNNNNNNNNNNNNNNNNNNNNNNNNNNNNNNNNNNNNNNNNNNNNNNNNNNNNNNNNNNNNNNNNNNNNNNNNNNNNNNNNNNNNNNNNNNNNNNNNNNNNNNNNNNNNNNNNNNNNNNNNNNNNNNNNNNNNNNNNNNNNNNNNNNNNNNNNNNNNNNNNNNNNNNNNNNNNNNNNNNNNNNNNNNNNNNNNNNNNNNNNNNNNNNNNNNNNNNNNNNNNNNNNNNNNNNNNNNNNNNNNNNNNNNNNNNNNNNNNNNNNNNNNNNNNNNNNNNNNNNNNNNNNNNNNNNNNNNNNNNNNNNNNNNNNNNNNNNNNNNNNNNNNNNNNNNNNNNNNNNNNNNNNNNNNNNNNNNNNNNNNNNNNNNNNNNNNNNNNNNNNNNNNNNNNNNNNNNNNNNNNNNNNNNNNNNNNNNNNNNNNNNNNNNNNNNNNNNNNNNNNNNNNNNNNNNNNNNNNNNNNNNNNNNNNNNNNNNNNNNNNNNNNNNNNNNNNNNNNNNNNNNNNNNNNNNNNNNNNNNNNNNNNNNNNNNNNNNNNNNNNNNNNNNNNNNNNNNNNNNNNNNNNNNNNNNNNNNNNNNNNNNNNNNNNNNNNNNNNNNNNNNNNNNNNNNNNNNNNNNNNNNNNNNNNNNNNNNNNNNNNNNNNNNNNNNNNNNNNNNNNNNNNNNNNNNNNNNNNNNNNNNNNNNNNNNNNNNNNNNNNNNNNNNNNNNNNNNNNNNNNNNNNNNNNNNNNNNNNNNNNNNNNNNNNNNNNNNNNNNNNNNNNNNNNNNNNNNNNNNNNNNNNNNNNNNNNNNNNNNNNNNNNNNNNNNNNNNNNNNNNNNNNNNNNNNNNNNNNNNNNNNNNNNNNNNNNNNNNNNNNNNNNNNNNNNNNNNNNNNNNNNNNNNNNNNNNNNNNNNNNNNNNNNNNNNNNNNNNNNNNNNNNNNNNNNNNNNNNNNNNNNNNNNNNNNNNNNNNNNNNNNNNNNNNNNNNNNNNNNNNNNNNNNNNNNNNNNNNNNNNNNNNNNNNNNNNNNNNNNNNNNNNNNNNNNNNNNNNNNNNNNNNNNNNNNNNNNNNNNNNNNNNNNNNNNNNNNNNNNNNNNNNNNNNNNNNNNNNNNNNNNNNNNNNNNNNNNNNNNNNNNNNNNNNNNNNNNNNNNNNNNNNNNNNNNNNNNNNNNNNNNNNNNNNNNNNNNNNNNNNNNNNNNNNNNNNNNNNNNNNNNNNNNNNNNNNNNNNNNNNNNNNNNNNNNNNNNNNNNNNNNNNNNNNNNNNNNNNNNNNNNNNNNNNNNNNNNNNNNNNNNNNNNNNNNNNNNNNNNNNNNNNNNNNNNNNNNNNNNNNNNNNNNNNNNNNNNNNNNNNNNNNNNNNNNNNNNNNNNNNNNNNNNNNNNNNNNNNNNNNNNNNNNNNNNNNNNNNNNNNNNNNNNNNNNNNNNNNNNNNNNNNNNNNNNNNNNNNNNNNNNNNNNNNNNNNNNNNNNNNNNNNNNNNNNNNNNNNNNNNNNNNNNNNNNNNNNNNNNNNNNNNNNNNNNNNNNNNNNNNNNNNNNNNNNNNNNNNNNNNNNNNNNNNNNNNNNNNNNNNNNNNNNNNNNNNNNNNNNNNNNNNNNNNNNNNNNNNNNNNNNNNNNNNNNNNNNNNNNNNNNNNNNNNNNNNNNNNNNNNNNNNNNNNNNNNNNNNNNNNNNNNNNNNNNNNNNNNNNNNNNNNNNNNNNNNNNNNNNNNNNNNNNNNNNNNNNNNNNNNNNNNNNNNNNNNNNNNNNNNNNNNNNNNNNNNNNNNNNNNNNNNNNNNNNNNNNNNNNNNNNNNNNNNNNNNNNNNNNNNNNNNNNNNNNNNNNNNNNNNNNNNNNNNNNNNNNNNNNNNNNNNNNNNNNNNNNNNNNNNNNNNNNNNNNNNNNNNNNNNNNNNNNNNNNNNNNNNNNNNNNNNNNNNNNNNNNNNNNNNNNNNNNNNNNNNNNNNNNNNNNNNNNNNNNNNNNNNNNNNNNNNNNNNNNNNNNNNNNNNNNNNNNNNNNNNNNNNNNNNNNNNNNNNNNNNNNNNNNNNNNNNNNNNNNNNNNNNNNNNNNNNNNNNNNNNNNNNNNNNNNNNNNNNNNNNNNNNNNNNNNNNNNNNNNNNNNNNNNNNNNNNNNNNNNNNNNNNNNNNNNNNNNNNNNNNNNNNNNNNNNNNNNNNNNNNNNNNNNNNNNNNNNNNNNNNNNNNNNNNNNNNNNNNNNNNNNNNNNNNNNNNNNNNNNNNNNNNNNNNNNNNNNNNNNNNNNNNNNNNNNNNNNNNNNNNNNNNNNNNNNNNNNNNNNNNNNNNNNNNNNNNNNNNNNNNNNNNNNNNNNNNNNNNNNNNNNNNNNNNNNNNNNNNNNNNNNNNNNNNNNNNNNNNNNNNNNNNNNNNNNNNNNNNNNNNNNNNNNNNNNNNNNNNNNNNNNNNNNNNNNNNNNNNNNNNNNNNNNNNNNNNNNNNNNNNNNNNNNNNNNNNNNNNNNNNNNNNNNNNNNNNNNNNNNNNNNNNNNNNNNNNNNNNNNNNNNNNNNNNNNNNNNNNNNNNNNNNNNNN encodes the following:
- the LOC104758143 gene encoding heme-binding protein 2-like, with the protein product METGFNILKLSFCLSLFVVGSYAVQVPAPWIPSNGMRPGTCDHYECPTTKLVEAGYAYEICMYNTAVWISTSPISATSMTQATKTGFQRLFSYIQGKNKDKVKMNMTAPVITQQATPGQSVYTVSFYIPKKNQQNPPQADDLHVQPWKPTYVAVRQFGGYVSDDAAKKEAAALIDSLKGTQWVLPIEKSKGKSPAYLIADYNPRFQTTARVNEILIPFTM
- the LOC104758144 gene encoding putative 3,4-dihydroxy-2-butanone kinase, giving the protein MVPPAKKFINNPNDVVTEFIEGLVETYPGLQYLDGLPEIKVVLRADVSAANYDKVAVISGGGSGHEPAQAGYVGEGMLTAAVCGDVFASPPVDSILAGIRAVTGPKGCLLIVTNYTGDRLNFGLAAEQAKTEGFQVETVIVGDDCALPPPRGIAGRRGLAGTILVHKVAGAAAAAGLSLAEVAAEAKHASEMVGTMGVALSVCTLPGQLASDRLGPEKMELGLGVHGEPGAAVVDIQPVEVVVSHVLQQILSPETNYVPITRGNSVVLMVNGLGGSPLMELLIAAGKAVPKLQLEFGLAVDRVYTGSFMTSLDMAGFSISIMKANQSILERLDASTKAPSWPVGTDGNRPPAKIPVPLPFQATKSQESPSRPQELSQQGQILEAAIEAAATVVIKLKDSLNEWDGKVGDGDCGSTMCRGATAILEDMKNYYPLNDAAETVSELGSSIRRVMGGTSGIIYNLLCKAAYAELKANGQPETTPKHWSDALKSAISAVSKYGGATAGYRTMLDALIPASKILEEKLSVGEDPITAFVLSAEAATSGAESTIHMQAQAGRSSYVSAEILASIPDPGAMAAAAWYSAATRAVKEKSQGL